The genome window GGGGCATCGCGGGCTGGCCTCGGTGGAGGCGCATCTGGGGACGCGCGGGTACGCGCGTTTGCGGTTGGGGATTGGCCGGGCCGATCCGGAGCAGCGACAGATTTCGAACTATGTGCTGGGCCGGTTCACGGTCCTGGAGTGGGAAGTAATGGAGCGGGTGATCACGCGGGCGGTGGCCCAGATGACCTGCTGGCTGGACGAAGGCATTGAGAAGGCGATGGCCCGGTACAACGGGTCGATCGATTGAGAGCGAGAGAGGACAACACTGTGAAACGATACGAAGGTCTGTTCATCCTGAACACGGCGGGCAAGGAAGAGGGTGTGAAGGACATCATCGACCAGATCACCGCGGAGATCACGGGGGCTGGCGGGAAGGTTGAGACGGTGCAGAAGATGGACAAGCGGCAGTTCGCCCGGGCTCCGCATCGCAAGTACCAGTCGGGCTTTTACGTGAACTTTATTTTCGAGGCCGAGGCGGGGGTCCTGGCGCCGCTGCGGGGGAAGTTCCGGTTGAACGACGACGTGTACCGGGTGGTGTTCACGGAGGCCGGCGCGGTGGCGGGCGTCGCGGCCTAGGCCTCGCCACGGGCATTCCCGACTGCGTCCCAGACCTGAACCACGGCACGGCCATGGCCAGCTTCAACAAGGTGATCCTGCTGGGGAATCTCACCCGGGATCCGGAGCTGCGATTCACGCCGAAGGGGCAGGCGGTGGCCCGGATCGGCCTTGCGGTTAATCGTTCCTACAAGACCGAAAGCGGCGAGAGCCGGGAGGAGGTCACCTTCATCGACGTGGATGCCTGGGGCAAGCAGGCGGAGTTGATCGGGCAGTATCTCCGGAAGGGCAGTCCACTGTTTGTGGAGGGGCGTCTCAAGCTGGACCAGTGGGATGACAAGAACACGGGCCAGAAGGTGTCGAAGCTGCGGGTGGTGATGGAGGGGTTTCAATTTGTCGGCGGGCCGCGGTCGGGGGAGGGAGGCGGCGGTCCGACGGGAGGCTCGATGGGCGGTCCGATGGGCGGTTCGATGGGCGGTTCGATGGGATCCGGGGCTTCGTCGGCGTCCCCTCCCCCCCGGGCACAGCGTTCTGCGCCGGCACCATCGGACGGTGGGGACGGGCCTCAGGGCGAGGTCGATGATGTTCCCTTTTGAGTTCCTTTCGAATCCTAGAATCGCGATAGCGCAACCTCTGCATACCATGTCGAAGACCGAAGTCATCCTCATCCAGAACGTCGTCGGACTCGGGGCCGAAACGGACCACGTCAAGGTGGCGCCCGGATACGCGCGCAATTTTCTTTATCCGCGGGGACTGGCGATCCCGCTGACGGCGGCGAACAAGCGTCGCCTGGAGGTGTTGAAGCAGCGTCGGGGCGAGCGCGAGGCGAACGAGCTGAACGCGATGAGCGAGCTGGGCCGGAGCATGTCGAAGCTGATCCTGCACCTCAAGGTCAAGACGGGTGAGGACGGGCGGATGTTTGGCGGGGTGACCTCGGGCCTGATCGTGGACGAGCTGAAGAACCAGTTCGACGCGGTGGTGGACAAGAAGAAGATCCACATTGAGCACCCGATCCGGACGCTGGGCGATCACGAGGTCGAACTGCGCCTGCACCCTGAGGTCGTGGTGACCATGAAGGTGTTGGTGGAAAGTTCGACACCGCTGCCGCCGAAGCAGGAGGAGGACCCGGCCAAGGCGGGCAAGGACAAGGAGGCGGCCGCGAAAGGCGAGCGTCCGGCTCGGGGAGCGCGGGGCCCCGACAAGTTTAGGAAGTGACCGGGCCGCGCGGTCCTTTGGGGGTTGTTTCCGGGGGGGCGAAGCCCAGGATCGCGGGGGGTGCGGGCACTGGGGATCCGAGTGGCGCGGTGGCGTAGATCTCGGCCAGGGAGTAGTCGGCCTGTGGGGGGAGGTGCAGCCTGCGGGTTTCGGCGAGGCGTCTGGCGTCGGCTGAATTCATTCGCCGAAACTCGCGACTGGCCACCAGGCGGCCGGGGCGGATGATTGCCGGATCGAGCCGCTCCATCGGGCAGTTCACCGTGCAGATCAGGTGGACACGGAGCATTTCACCCAGCAGGCCATCGGCCACATTCAGCAGGGTTGAGACTTGCTCCTTGTTGCCCGGGCCCCGGTTCATCAGCGATTCCTCGGCATCCTCGAGCACGACGACACGGTTGGCACCGGGGTGCGCCTTCAACTCCCCGGTCCAGAAGTCCACCATGGAGGGTGCCCCCAGGGACAGGTGGGCATGGATGGGAAGATAGTAGAACCGGTGACTTTCCCGGAACCTTGCCATCAGGTGGCGGATGTAGGTCGTCTTGCCCGTACCCGGCTCACCCCGGAAGATGGAGACGCCGCGAACCCCCTTCTCGAGTGCCTTGGTGAACGATTTCTCGAACTCGATCATGTCCTCGCCGTAGTGGAGTGCGAGGGACGCGGGTTCCATCGGTTCGGTGACCCCGACCGGCACGTGTTGCGTGCTGACGTGGCCATGCTGCGTGCTCAGGAGGTGGAACCCCGGCACCGTCGGCGGCGTCGGGCGGGTGAACTCGTCGCGCAGCCTCGTCGCCAGATCTTCCGCCCGTTCCGCGTCACCGGCGTAGACGAAGAGGCTGGATCTTTCCAGGACCCCGAAGACATCCGGTTCGAATCGAAAGAGGACGACGCGGGTCGATCTCGGGATGGAGGTCTCCCCGAGACCTTCGAGAACCACCTCGGACCGATAGACTTGGGCCTTCAGCTCGCGAAGCATCCGTTCCTCGTCCCATTCGGCAAATACGGCGCGGGTGTGGAACGAGCGGTGCCGGAAGTACTCGATCACGGGGGCGCGAAAGATGCCGTGTTCGCGCTCCAGGCGGTCAATTTCGACCGAGAGGAAGTCATCGTGGGTAGTTCCCATAAAAGGCCGATCCGGAGGGATCCATGCTCAGGTCGCCTTGGCGTGGACCGCCCCTCTCGCAGGAGGCACCTCGGGCAGGCGGAACCCCCACACCTGGTCCTTGTAGCCACCCGACTCATTGACCGAATCCCAGTCGTGGAATTCGCCCCAAGGCGCGGTCCACGGTGCGCCTTCCTCCCGGGACGAATCGGTTGTGATCAGGAACGGCGCGGTTGATCCACTGGTTTGCTGGAGGAGGCCCACGGGTCCAGTCCAGTGGTACGCGTGCGTCGCGGGGCGCTTGCGGCAGAGCACGGTGGGGGCGCGGCGATACCGGGCGAACAAGT of Verrucomicrobiia bacterium contains these proteins:
- the rpsF gene encoding 30S ribosomal protein S6 codes for the protein MKRYEGLFILNTAGKEEGVKDIIDQITAEITGAGGKVETVQKMDKRQFARAPHRKYQSGFYVNFIFEAEAGVLAPLRGKFRLNDDVYRVVFTEAGAVAGVAA
- the rplI gene encoding 50S ribosomal protein L9, which encodes MSKTEVILIQNVVGLGAETDHVKVAPGYARNFLYPRGLAIPLTAANKRRLEVLKQRRGEREANELNAMSELGRSMSKLILHLKVKTGEDGRMFGGVTSGLIVDELKNQFDAVVDKKKIHIEHPIRTLGDHEVELRLHPEVVVTMKVLVESSTPLPPKQEEDPAKAGKDKEAAAKGERPARGARGPDKFRK
- the ssb gene encoding single-stranded DNA-binding protein → MASFNKVILLGNLTRDPELRFTPKGQAVARIGLAVNRSYKTESGESREEVTFIDVDAWGKQAELIGQYLRKGSPLFVEGRLKLDQWDDKNTGQKVSKLRVVMEGFQFVGGPRSGEGGGGPTGGSMGGPMGGSMGGSMGSGASSASPPPRAQRSAPAPSDGGDGPQGEVDDVPF
- a CDS encoding AAA family ATPase — encoded protein: MGTTHDDFLSVEIDRLEREHGIFRAPVIEYFRHRSFHTRAVFAEWDEERMLRELKAQVYRSEVVLEGLGETSIPRSTRVVLFRFEPDVFGVLERSSLFVYAGDAERAEDLATRLRDEFTRPTPPTVPGFHLLSTQHGHVSTQHVPVGVTEPMEPASLALHYGEDMIEFEKSFTKALEKGVRGVSIFRGEPGTGKTTYIRHLMARFRESHRFYYLPIHAHLSLGAPSMVDFWTGELKAHPGANRVVVLEDAEESLMNRGPGNKEQVSTLLNVADGLLGEMLRVHLICTVNCPMERLDPAIIRPGRLVASREFRRMNSADARRLAETRRLHLPPQADYSLAEIYATAPLGSPVPAPPAILGFAPPETTPKGPRGPVTS